A window from Corynebacterium accolens encodes these proteins:
- the nrdF gene encoding class 1b ribonucleoside-diphosphate reductase subunit beta translates to MSHEYDDYVASHDSPVKAINWNTIPDDKDLEVWERLTGNFWLPEKVPVSNDLPSWKTLTEKEKETTMRVFTGLTLLDTIQGTVGAISLLPDSQTLHEEAVYTNIAFMESVHAKSYSNIFMTLASTPMINDAFRWSEENENLQKKAKIILAYYNGDDPLKKKVASTLLESFLFYSGFYLPMYFSSRAKLTNTADIIRLIIRDEAVHGYYIGYKFQQEYKKLDEKRQEELKDYTFDLAFELYDNEIDYTEDLYDELGWTEDVKRFLRYNANKALNNLGFEGLFPADETRVSPAILSSLSPNADENHDFFSGSGSSYVIGKAEDTTDDDWDF, encoded by the coding sequence GTGTCGCACGAATACGATGACTACGTTGCTAGTCATGACAGCCCGGTAAAAGCTATCAACTGGAATACCATCCCCGATGACAAAGACCTCGAGGTATGGGAGCGGTTGACCGGTAACTTCTGGCTCCCGGAAAAGGTCCCAGTCTCTAATGATCTCCCCAGCTGGAAGACGCTGACGGAAAAAGAAAAAGAAACCACCATGCGGGTCTTTACCGGCCTGACGCTGCTGGATACCATCCAGGGCACAGTCGGTGCGATCTCCTTGCTTCCGGATTCGCAGACCCTGCACGAGGAGGCGGTATATACCAATATCGCCTTCATGGAGTCGGTGCACGCCAAGTCCTATTCCAATATCTTTATGACCTTGGCTTCCACCCCGATGATCAATGATGCCTTCCGCTGGTCCGAGGAAAACGAGAACCTGCAGAAGAAGGCCAAGATCATCCTGGCCTACTACAACGGTGATGACCCGTTGAAGAAGAAGGTGGCCTCCACGCTGCTCGAGTCCTTCTTGTTCTACTCCGGCTTCTATCTGCCGATGTACTTCTCTTCCCGCGCGAAGCTGACCAATACTGCCGATATCATCCGGCTGATCATCCGCGACGAAGCCGTGCACGGCTACTACATTGGCTATAAGTTCCAGCAGGAATACAAGAAGCTGGATGAAAAGCGGCAAGAGGAATTGAAGGACTATACCTTCGATCTGGCCTTCGAGCTCTATGACAACGAGATCGACTACACCGAGGATCTCTACGACGAGCTGGGCTGGACCGAAGACGTCAAGCGCTTCTTGCGCTATAACGCCAACAAGGCCCTGAATAACCTGGGCTTTGAGGGCCTCTTCCCGGCCGATGAGACCCGCGTCTCGCCGGCTATCCTGTCCTCTCTTTCGCCCAACGCCGACGAGAATCACGACTTCTTCTCCGGCTCGGGTTCGTCCTATGTCATCGGCAAGGCCGAGGACACCACGGATGATGACTGGGACTTCTAG
- a CDS encoding FadR/GntR family transcriptional regulator, translating into MAETTPLLGPVVDQLGTDIVSGDMAEGTRFRLGDIEKRFGISRTVAREAMRTLEHLGMVSSGRRVGLKVLPRSSWAVYDPAVISWRLGHDRTRAEQVARLNELRLGIEPVAAQLAARNASPQQRRELLRLAERLSELETTPSPRVGEELETDLQFHTLILEASGNEMIAALAPALLAILKGKSVFGSRKRDPIRGTTQLHMDLAREIDAGEAEAAERTSRAILDRART; encoded by the coding sequence ATGGCAGAAACCACTCCCCTTTTAGGCCCTGTAGTAGACCAGCTGGGCACGGATATCGTCAGCGGGGACATGGCGGAAGGCACGCGGTTTCGCCTTGGGGACATCGAAAAGCGCTTTGGCATCTCCCGCACCGTGGCGCGCGAGGCCATGCGCACCCTCGAGCACTTAGGGATGGTTTCTTCTGGGCGCCGGGTGGGCCTTAAGGTGCTGCCGCGCAGCAGCTGGGCGGTCTATGATCCCGCCGTCATTTCGTGGCGGCTGGGCCACGATAGAACGCGCGCGGAACAGGTCGCGCGCCTCAACGAGCTGCGCCTTGGCATCGAGCCGGTGGCGGCGCAGCTTGCCGCGCGCAATGCTAGCCCGCAGCAGCGCCGCGAATTGCTGCGGCTAGCAGAAAGGCTCAGCGAGCTCGAGACCACCCCTTCCCCACGGGTAGGCGAAGAACTCGAAACCGACCTGCAATTCCATACCCTCATCCTGGAGGCCTCCGGCAACGAGATGATCGCCGCGTTGGCGCCAGCCTTGCTGGCCATCTTGAAGGGCAAATCCGTCTTTGGTTCCCGCAAGCGGGATCCGATTCGCGGCACGACGCAGCTACATATGGATTTAGCGCGGGAGATCGACGCCGGCGAGGCCGAAGCCGCCGAGCGCACCTCCCGCGCTATCCTGGACCGCGCCCGCACTTAG